The sequence attggcacaggcactagGTAAGGTAATTACATAGGGTAGGGGAGAGTCTGGTACAGGACACAATGAGTGTGCAGACTGCTGAAAATactgtcctcctgctgccatgccGTAAGAAGTACAGAACATACCCAAAGACAATGAGTTGGTAACAGATGTTGTATGGAAGTGTAGTGTAGCAACAGCATCAAAACATCGAGAGCCTGAGACGCTCAAccagtgagtgccaggagagcTTTTACCTGCGTCGGACCCAGGGTGTGTAACGGCATGGATTTCACTGTCTAGTTGCACAATTTCTCCCTTGGCAGTAGGGGGCGTGTGCTCATTACTGCAATAAggaataaactgctcttcacagacaTCTTTGCCTGATTGGAAATTTTTGATCTCgagcgtgtttctcacagcaagaaaatgcagaaggcaATACTCTAAATGTAACTGTCCTACAGGCAATCCGTAGttctgtgttggttttcttttaaaggagagCAAATTTCAATACAAAATTACGAGGCTTCAAAACACTGCTAACATAACACCAACAGTGAAGCTTTCCAGTTTACTGAAGAGCAGGAGAGGAGGCCTGGAACAACATACTGCTGTAAGCACAATCACGGAGTCAGGCTCCAGCAGCTTAACGCtgctcagaagaagaaaaaaaaaaaaaggggggaagtGCAACATTTGTCTAGAGTCTGTTGTTTATTATTTGTGGCTGTGGCAATTTCGATACATGACTGAATTTCTACAGCACTTTTTCTGTTTGAGCACAagctggtcttttccaacccaccTGGCCAGCTGCACGGTCAGTTATGCACACTCAGTGCTTTTGAAATACCCCATCTGCATATATGAACCCTGAAAAACAACATGCAAGGTAAACTGTTGTCATGAATCTGATACAAAACTTAGGTGAAAGAGTCCATCCCCCTGTTTAGTGTGTTATGGCTTTACACACGTATGTTTACACATGTTGCATGTCCAAACAAACAACTAGAAATGCTTCTTGCTAAAGGCACTTActgtttttaaatccttttaagTTTAgtttttttaagttttagttttttagtttgtttttaaatccttttaagTTCGGTTGCATCAAGTTTATCTCCTAGATCATGCTTTCGTAGAACAGCCCAAATTGGCAGCATTaataaaaggggaagaaaaggttttCCTGTTCGAGTATGAAAATACCAACAGTTAACTCCAACTTTAGAACAGGATTTGGTCCTCTCAAAACAGGCAACAGCATTCAGGCGATAGTGATTTCTTTGCCTAAATGCTAACAGAATAGTATATCCCCCCAAAACAAAGTCTTCCAGTTTCAGCCTATGGATATGTCTAAGTCGTGCAGCACACCTACTAATTATCCCCAACCAAAAAGACAGCTTCGCAAGACTACCTTTGCTCCACTTtggctgggaaggaagagaacCTCCAGACAGCATTCTGCTTGCACAGACCAGCAAGCCTACAGTTCTGTGTCTCTGTGTCTGGATGGCTGTCCGTAATAACCTTTCTTAGAGTGGTCTGATAGCTGCTGATggcactcctcctcctcctcctctccatcgCTGCCACAGCTGCCACGATCCTCCATGTGAGGATGCGGTAGGAGGTCAGCAGCTAACAGTCAGAcagggggaaagaaagacaatGTTTACTTCCATTCTGAGAccctgaaaataataatacctTCTTGACTTTATggtcacacacagcacagagagccaCAAAGAGCCAGTGAAGCCACTTCTAGCCTGTTTTACCACCAACAACGGATCTTTCTCTGAAACGCACAGCCCCGTGCGGCCGCGTTCTGCCCTGAAGCAAGGAACGGCCTCAGCAGGGCAAGGGCTTTCCCCGTCAGCCAAGAGCTATCTACCGGGCGCCATTAGGCCTTCTGGCGGCAGCGGCAACGACGCGGGGGAGCGGGGCCAGGAGCAGCCGCGTCACACCCTGCAGTTACAAAGACGGGCcctggggggggttgggggggggggggagaggggaccGTTACACGTCAGCCATTTTCTATGCTGCCCCAGCGCCCCCTTGCGGGGCAGCCGTTGCCATTCCTCCAAAAAGGTAACAGCGCTCATTTCTCTAAGGAGGCAAATACTCTGCCTATGTGgttaaagaagacagaaaaggagacCCTGAAGCTATCCTAACGTTCCCATACACAGGCCGTCTCCTACTCTGACTATAAAGCACAAAGGCTTTTTGCTCCCACTGCGTCTCCCCCGCCTGACAGCGAGCTTGGCAGGACAGGCAGCCTCCCCTCATAGGCCTGGCTGGGCAGAGCACTACTCTGAATAGAGGACAAAGGCGACGGAGCTGTGGGGGCTCCCACACAGAGCGTCCACGGGGAAAGCTGGGAAACGGCTCTGAGTCGGCTCTCAGGCCAGCTGGGATCTGCGTGTGAACAGCGTCTCCGGAGCTCCCCAAGCGGCAGAAGTGGCAGGTGCGAAGGGCCCCGCGGGTGCTCCGGCACCTGCCCGCACGCTGGAGGTCCCATCTAGTGTTTgtactgctggcagcaggcaaaTACGCACTGAGAGCAGATAGAAAgatcagaaaaagcagcatgtaGAGCCCAGACTTCCTTTTGGTCATctctttcctgaaaaagaagGCGTCGGGGTGTTGGCAGCGCTCACGGTTTGAGGCAGGTCCTGAGGACTCCAACCGTAAATTGTTGGGAAAGAAACGTTGTTTTTGCATGGCAGTGAGATGTTATGACTCTGCAGAGGtcctggggggtgggggggggcaagCCGTGGGGAGTGGGGGAACTCACCTCGTGAAGCAGGAAACGTGAACTGTTGTGTCTCTCCAGTCCGGCGCACCTCTCTACTCCAACGGTTTCCTGCTTCTGCAAAAGCgtgaaataaaatgtgatcCGTGGCGAATTGCCTGAGCCTGGAGTATTGACCATGAGCGTTTCTCACAAAATGGCAGATGTTACAGGACAATTAAGAGttcattctgctttccttccatttgGGGTGTATATCTGTAATATGACCGTGGGTGTACTAagagttttctgtcttttctcgTGCACTTGTGGACCAGGCCACCACCCATCACCCTCTGCTACCGTGAATACCGGGTCCCTCTGAGGATCTTGGTAGAATTTCCGTCCTGGCATTAAGTTACGAACAGGTCACTTTGCAACCTTCTCTTgtgcaggctgaacagccccagctctctcagcctgtcctcgtagcAGAGGTGTTCCATGTCAGCCTCGTagcagaggtgttccatcccttggatcgtttctgtgaccctcctctggacgcgctccagcaggtccacatttctcctgcactgaggaccaCACGTCTGAACAgggtactccaggtgaggcctcaccagcacacagTAGAGGGGcagcttcacagaatcacagaatggcctgggttgaaaggaccacagtgatcatctagtttcaacccccctgctacgggcagggtcaccaaccactagaccaggctgcccagagccacatccagcctggccttgaaggcttCCAGGcttggggcatccacaacctccctgggcaacctgttccagtgcgtcaccaccctcggtgtgaaaaacttcctcctaatatctaacctgaacctcccctgtcttggtttaaaaccattcccccttgtcctcttGCTGTCCatcctcgtaaacagccgttccccttgctgtttatatgctcccttcaagtactggaaggccacaatgaggtctccccagagccctctctaAGCTGAACGAGCCCGGTTCCCtcacctttcctcacaggagaggtgctccagccctctgatcaccttagtggccctcctctggacccgctccaagagctccatgtccttggCTGTTGGGCAATTAAAATAGAATCCGATCCGGTCAGAAGGTGGAAGGCATGGCCTAGGAGAGCTGAGGACGCTTGCGTTGATGCTCTTATGCTGACTGGTATAGAGGATGGACGCTATGGGTCTGTGGGAGTTCCTGTGCAGAGCGTCCAAAGGGAGAGCTCTGAAGCAGCTCTGTTGGCTCTGGGGCCAGGTAGGATCTGTGTGCAGACAGCGTCTCCAGAGCTCACTGAGTGGCAGAAGTGGGAGAGGAACACCCTCCCACCTCTGGGAGGTTCCCATGGGATTTGGAGTCAgcgacagcagcagcaccagggggGCTGGTTTTGGGAACACACACCACCTGAGCCGCTTCCTCAGCCACGGTGGGTTTCTAAGCCCCGTGGCTGCTGCAATACCTGCCAGCCCTCATGGATGTCCCTCGCATCCCTCCAGACAATGAAGGAGGGCTAGGGCTCCATCATCTCCTTCTGTTTGGTTCACTCACATCCATGGGGCAGAGGCAAAGTGAGGAATGTCCCGTTTCTGCTGGACAATGAgaaatgggctgctcagaggaaGCCTGTGAAAGAACACCTTCCACACCACGACAAACACACATCTCTGATGTGGaataattttgtgttttatttttaaaagaaacgCCTTTCTGCAGCGTCTACACATGTCCTTGGCCGATGTCATTTGTTCCCGCTCTCTTCCCATGAACCTGCACCCGATAAATACAGGTGTGTCCTGCATTTCCCCAGTTGTTGAGTACGACGAGCTTTATATGCCAAAAAGCTCTGGGGGTCTCGGTCTGCAAAACAAAGAGGACAACAAGAGACTTAACTCCTGGCCTGGAAGCAACCGCAGCTGCCTCCATGCATCTCCTTGTCAGCACGCTGCCTGTTGCGGGGCCAGCTCCCTCCTTGGCCGAGGAGGaggcttttctctgcttcccttctccCAGGCGGCCCCACTAAGGccccctgtgccccagcagaGCCAACGTCTGGCctgtgggagcaggaggagcagcggTGGAAGCCTGATGCCATGTGGTCCCAGGGGACAGCCAtatggctggggagcacacctgCATGGGGGCTGTCTAGGAGTGCCCGCACCGACAGCAGCTCCTCCGTCTGCCCAGGCCCACAGATGCCAACCGACCAGCCACTGGGAACAGGGCGTGCCCGTGGCACTGTCTCTTGGCTCTTACCACCTGACACTTGCATTTCAGGCCTTCTCCCAACACACGTGGGACTGCAAGGCTCTGCCAAAAGAGGTGGGCATTGCTGGGAACTCTGTGCACAGTGCTTGGTCCAACGTGGCGCTCTCCCTGCTTCATCCTCCCAGCTACCCTGCCATGTCGCGTGCTCTCGGCCCTCTGAACCTCAGCGTGTCTCTCTGAGCCCGCGCTGGACCCCTGCCCTGGCAGGGACTCCCCAACACTCCTCCTGCCACTGACTTGCTGCCAAAGCAGTGTTTCTGGAATGGTCTCCTGCCCATACGCAATGACTGTACCTGCAGTTGGAAGGTCTGGGTCACCTCTTTCCTGACATCATAGGTGAATTTCCCAAGCAaagcttccttctctccttcctcatcCAGGCCCTACGAGATAAAGCACAGGGTAGCAGGTCAACACTTGTGCCAAACCTGGGCCGCcggagctccagcagctcctgcagctctggtggAGAATGTGGTGGGGCTGAGTCTCCCCTTGAGCATTGCTCCAAGGACGTACTGGTCCTCTTCTCCAGTATGTCCCCTAGCAGAGGCGTTTCCCTACagccacatcccagccccatgtACCAGCAGACACTtacaaagacagcaaaatcaCGGGGAGCGCTGCTGACGTGCCACAGGTTTGTTTCCACTGAGTGCTGCACAGTGACTGCAGTCGGCTGGACTTTTGTGGGCAAGTTGAAGACCACCTGGCTCTGAGATGCTTTCAAAGGCCAGCAATAGCCTGGAGACATGtccagctgaaagcagagagcaggaagCAAGGGAGTCATGAGGCCCACGCTGCTGCCCGTGCAGCcaaaaacaaaggcagcaaTGAGCATGCTTGCTGCTTAggtgctgcagacagcaggtaGGGAAGCAGACAGACACACCCAGCTGTCTTGCTGGCATGGGAAGGAGAACTCTCCGAATTCCCATGAGGAGGAAGATATCCGTTATGAAACGTGGGATACCCCACACCGCAGTCAGGGCTATGAAGAAAGCTCCTGTTTTGCCCGGTAGTTCTGCATCTTCCCCTGCCTCCACCCCCGCCCAACCCAAAGAACAACGATCAGAGCTGACAAAGACAAACAGGAGATTCCTCCCTCAGCCAGCCCTGACCACGGAGAGTGGGATGCAGGATTTAGCAGCACGGCTCACCCAGGTCAGCCTGCTTTCAGAGGGTACCACTGGTTTCTAGTAAGCCAAGCCCTGAGGGAGCCCTCAGGAGCCAGGCCCTTGAGCAGTACCATGGGCTTGAGCAGTACTGCAGAGGGGCCTTAGGGGCCCCCAGCTGGACACGGGGGaacaaaagcagcactgaggatCTCTGCTACCCTACCTGCTCAAAGGTCTCCACCACGTTTTGAGTGCACAGGAACCAAGCCACCTTGCAGTGCCATGCAGACCTGGATGATCTCTGCAGGTCTATGGAGACACCTGAATTGAGAAGAGAGCAGATGATTGCCAAGGGCCCAGTCTCCCAGCACCTAATTGGCTCAAGCTATTTCTAAGGCTGCCTGCTGACAGCATCCCTCTCTCAGGTGCACAGAGATGAGGTCTGCGGACAGTGGCAGGCAGCAAGGCCCTGTGTGAGGGGCAGCAGACTCAAGACAAGGCCATGCTGCATGGGGAGAGCTAAAGACAACCTGGACCTGGTTTCAGTCCCTGAGAAACCTCAGCATAGTGCAGTAACTCCGGCCAGGGGCACCACTGCAGGGAGCGAGGGCATGATGGGGCTGAGCCGCTGAGCCCAAGGGAGCCACAGCTGTGTCCTTGGGCCAGTGATTTAGTCTCATCCGGCTCTTCCTCAGAGAGACGAGGCCgcagcacagccttcttttggcagcactgagctTAAGCCCAGCCTAACAAGGCATGCCTGTCTGGGTCCATACCTGCACTTTTCAGAGCCCGGTCACACTTTGTGAAGCACTTTTCCTTAGGCATCACACACGCGGCCTCTCTCAAGTCCTGGGCATCCTGgggaagacagaaagcagcacaggagaTGAACACATCACTGGGCTGCTACGTTGGACCACTGCGTTCCGTGTCAGAGCCAAGGAGCTTTGTCAGGAAGCGtgtcagaaagcaaaacacaggcCTCATCTGCAGAGGCACTCAGCCTCTTTTCATCAGGAAAAGTTGAAGGCTGGACGGTTTTTGTGTCCCCTGCCAGAGTATGGGCCTGGGCACCACTGGCTTGTTGTCTCCTTCCACACTCTTCAGGTGAGCTGTGGCAGGGTGGGATATCTCTGGAAGGGCACCCAGGTGTCTCCACTCTCTGGGAAGACACCAGAGCTGCCAGAGGTCCTAGATTACCAGGACAAGAATGCgggcagctttccagcagcatgGCCTGGCTAAATGTGACCAAGAGAAAGCCTTTGCAGAAGGGGAGCTCAACCAGCAAGGCCTGGCGTGAGATGAGTGGCTGGGGTCAGCAGGGAAATCCCACAGGGAGCCCCACAGAAGCGCCCTGCGCAAGGCTCTGCTCATCCCAGCCTCTTCCCCAAAGTGCAGGATCACCTTCATCACAGTGCCACGCTCTTCAGCCAGGTAAGACACCCCATTCCTCTGGTTTTCAATCCCCTGGGTTTCTTCAGTCAGCGAGTTCCTGCAAACACACACGGAGCAGATGTCAGAGAGCTGCCCAGCCCCTGAAGCGCATTCGGACTTAGCAGATGAGCAGACACACAGCCACTCcttcatgcttttctttccaagctTAGGAGCGCTTCCCATCACCTCTGTTTAATAAAAGGCAGAGAGGGAAAGGCACACGCCCTGGGGATTGTGCAAGGCAGCGCAAATGGCAAGAGCTCGTCTGCCACTGTCCCACCAAGagagcagcaggcccaggggCCCTTACCCAGAGTTCATCGGGCGTGGAGCAGTCTGCAACGGCAGCATCTGAAAGGGAAAGGCTTGCCATTGGAGCACCagtcactgctggcagcaggaggacgCGTGCATTTGCCCAACTGCCACCTACAGACGTCTTCTGTGGGAATTGCCTGTCCCTCAGCAGTAGTCACTGACCTGCAAGAAATCCTCTGTCCACAGTACTCTTGCCAATGAGATTCCACAGTAGGCACCAGCTGTCATttgcagcacagacagaaagTTATTTCACTATGGATTCTAAGGGTTGCCATAGTCCTACTGTCTCGCCCCGAACCGGAGTGCAAGATGTTTCCTGCAGATGTGGGGGACTGGGGCAGAGAGCACATGGCTGCAAGAACGGACCCTCTTCGCCAACTCTGACTATAAAGCACAAAGGCTttttgctcccactgcctcTCCCTGTCTGACAGCGAGCTTGGCAGGACAGGCAGCCTCCCCTCATAGGCCTGGCTGGGCAGAGCGCTGCTCTTACGCTGACTGGCATAGGAGACAAAGGCTACGGGGCTGTGGGAGCTCCCTCACAGAGCGTCCAAGGGGAAAGCTGTGAATTGGCTGTGAGTTGGCTCTCAGGCCAGCTGGGATCTGTGTGTGAACAGTGTCTCCGGAGCTCCCCAAGCGGCAGAAGTGGCAGGTGCGAAGGGCCCGCAGGTCGTTCAGTACCTGCCCACACGCTGGAGGTCCCATCTAGTGTTTgtactgctggcagcaggcaaatactcactgagagcagataGGAAGATCAGAAGAAGCAGAATGCAGAGCTCAGACTTCTTTTTGGTCATctctttcctgaaaaagaagGAGTCGGGGTGTTGGCAGCGCTCACGGTTTGAGGCAGACCCTTTCTCGGGGGTATCTTCTCTTacacactgcaaagcagcaaTGTGGGGAGTCCGCTGCTGGCAAAAACCACCAACAGAGCACCCCCAGCAGGAGTGGGGCTTCCCTCAGCTGCCTTCAGCACCACTCTGTGCTGGGGGCGTGacttctgttttgcagaggaGTCAAATCGCCTTATACTGGAGATGAAGAAACACCTGCTTTGAGGTGTCCTCcacaggcaggctgcagccatCTACTCCTGGGCTCCTTCAACTCCTGCTGCCTTACATCCTCACATCCCAGCCAGAGGCTTGGATGAGACGTTTTGAGCCGCGTCAGGTGTGTGGACTGGGGCTTTGCTCCCATTccctcctgagctgctgccGTAGCTCTGAAAgcgcagagctgctgctggtgggagccAAGTTCTTTCTCCTGCTGGGTAGCACTGCCAGCCTGGCCTGCCCACCCCCACCCACGGAAACCCCCAATACCACATTGCACAGGTACTGTACTCACACAGAGGACATGCTTGTGCCAAAGAGTCTCTTGAGGGAAACCACGATCAGTGACTCTCTCAGAAGACTTAAGATGTTTGGCTCTGgcaaagaaaggggaggaagaaaagcgTGAGCACGTTCTCAAGGGATACCAGTCAGCATTGTGTCAGACCCTCTAAGGAGGGCTGGGAGCCGATCTGGATCACAGCTGAGGCAGGGGCAGGGCTGCGGTTGTGTCCTGGAGAAGGGGCAGCTGGGTGCATCCTGCGAGCGGGACACCGAGGGCTGGCAAAGATCACCTCGCAGGCACACCACTGAGGGCACGTTCAGGGAAGGAGGTCAGCCTTAGGCTTGGTGCCCCGGCTCCTGTTGTACTGCGGTGCCCCTTGCTGGCCAAAACGTTTCCCAGAAACCTGGTGGAGCAAAGCAGCCCGGGACTTACCCTCCCAGTATGCAGCAGTGCGTCTGCAGCTGGCTGGCCCTGCCTGGGCCACCAGAGAGGAGGTGCAGCTGTGGAGGAAAGTGAAAAGCCCTGCTGTGCACCGTCTCCACACCACGGGAGCCGTGGCCAGCAGGACTGACCAGCTTGGAGGCCCCAGCCAGAACAGACATCTTGGGAAGCCTcccagggagcagccccagcatggCGACAATGGGCAGCACGGAAAGGATACAACCAGCGCCACATTTGCTCCATCTCTGCTGCCCAACAGCTTGTGTCCCTGGGAGGAACAAACCTCCCTCCTACCTGTTTCCTGGGAGCTGGCTGCTCTCCATTTCTGCCTCTTCCACGttcctgccagctcctctcACCCTCACCCTTTCAGGGGGCCTCTGTGCCCCTTTTGATCTCTGGGGAGACTTTCTCCTCCTCATGCTGTGGAGGAATCAAGCTTTCCCCTTGTCAGTGTCTTCTTCCGCAGCAGGAATGTCTGCGCGGAGGAAGGCCACTGAGCAACAAGCCCAAACCCAATCCGCAGGAGAAGCACGCCTGTCCCGAGCACACAGCCACCAGGACACCACCGCGAGCTCCTTCCACACGCGTTGGCAGCCAAGGCCAACAGTGCCAGGTGGCGGCACAGTGGGACACACTGTGGCACCCACTCCTGACCTCACAAAGGCCTGGGCGTCAGCTCATGGCTCTGACCTCACAATCGGGGCAGACTGTGGCACCCACTCCTGACCTCACAAAGGCCTGGGCCTGCACAGCGTCAGCTCAAGGCTCTGACCTCACAATTGGGCCtagcagggctgggaggtgggaCACCCCGCAGGTTTCATGGTACGTCCGCCCTCGACAGCCCTGGTGGGCTCAGCCAATTGTAGCCCAAAGTTCGTGTGCCAGATTCACTATCATCAGATATCTCCCTGGTGTGCTGTCATGGGTTATACCTGTGTTGCAGAAAGGGATCAGCTTGGACTCTGTATATGGGGAGGACAGTACCATGGTACTCCAGTGAGATACTGCCGaaagccttttttccttttagtattAAATCTCGGCCCGACTTGGGACTCCTGAGTATTCCAACTGTATACTGTGAGAAATTTGAGGAACATCGTTCAGATGTACTGGTACCAACCAGTTCTGTAGTTTGAATGCCAGACAGAGGGGAAGGCTAACTGGGAGAGGTTATCCCAGCATGCCATAACAGGTGAAAGCtaaagaaggagaggaggagaacgGGGAGGGGCTAACCAAGCAGTGAACAGGTACGGGACACTGGCTGAGGGAATGAGGAGCCTCGCACAGGCTGTGAACCTGGGAGTCCTTGGCCAGTGAGGGCATGGGAGAAAATGTGCACTGGGAAGTAGTAAACATAAACTGTTGTGTCACTCTGACCTGGTGCACCCTAGTCAAGAGTGCCCGCTTCTGTAAAAGCGGGAAAGAAATTGTCATTCATAGCAAATTTCACCTAAGCCCGAACTATTGAATACAAGCATTTCTCACAAGGTGAACACATTTGCCACACCTCGACCAGCAATCCTTGACAAGACCTGAGCGGCTGGGGTCAGCAGGGAAGTCCCACAGGCAGCCCACACAACCGTGCCCTGGCCAAGGCTCTGCTCATCCCAGCCTCTTCCCCAAAGTGCAGGATCACCTTTGTCACAGCGCCAGTCTCCACAGACAGGCAAAAGTCACCTCCTTCCTCAGGAATTGCATCTCCTGGGCTTGTTCACTCACCAGAGAGGGCAACTTTCTGCAGACACACAAGCCAGAGAGCTGCCCAGCCCCTGACGAGCACTCAGCTCACAGATGAGCAGACACACAGGCACTCCTTTGAGTCTCCCTCTCTTTGCAAGCTTAGGAGTACATCCCATCACCTCCACATTTAGCAAAAGGCAGAGAGGGGAAGGTACGAGGCCCGGGGACTGTGCAAAGCAGCGCAAAATGGCAGGAGCTCATCTGCCACTATCCCACCGAGAGAGCTGTTGGTCAGATGGGGGCTCTTACCAGAAGCTCATCAGGTCTGGGGCAGTCTGTGACAACAGTGCCTGCAAGGGAAGGACTTCCCATTGGAGCACCAgtcactgctgggagcaggaagaTGCGTGCATGCGGCCTACAGATGTCCTTTGAGGGAATTTCTTGTCTTTCAGCAATCGTCACTGACCTGTGAGAAACGATTACCACAGTCCCAATGTCTCCTCCCAGACAAGGGTGAAACACATGGGGGACTGGGTCAGAGAGCACGTGGCTGCAAGCAGGGTCCCTTTTCATTTGCTTCGGAGCTCATCACAGCCCTGGCCTCCACGCGCGCTCAGCACCCCGCAGCTACCCCAACTTTCCCCTCTCTCACTAACGGTTACCGTCATCCCCAGGCTCCTCTAGCTGGGAGAGAGACCTTCCCGTCCCTCTCTTTCCAAACAGCCATGGGAAAGCCCCACTTCAGTCACAGAATCTATCACGCTATTCTATTAATCTGTTCTACTCTATTCTATGCCTTTACCTATGAATGTTCCAATCCATTCAATCcatgaacaagcccagctccctcagccgctcttCCTAGGAcaggtgctcctgccctcccaTCACCCTCCCGgcctctggacccactccagcagctctgcatct comes from Gallus gallus isolate bGalGal1 chromosome Z, bGalGal1.mat.broiler.GRCg7b, whole genome shotgun sequence and encodes:
- the LOC121108352 gene encoding sperm-associated antigen 4 protein-like isoform X1; translated protein: MRRRKSPQRSKGAQRPPERVRVRGAGRNVEEAEMESSQLPGNSCTSSLVAQAGPASCRRTAAYWEEPNILSLLRESLIVVSLKRLFGTSMSSVKEMTKKKSELCILLLLIFLSALTGAYCGISLARVLWTEDFLQMLPLQTAPRPMNSGNSLTEETQGIENQRNGVSYLAEERGTVMKDAQDLREAACVMPKEKCFTKCDRALKSAGVSIDLQRSSRSAWHCKVAWFLCTQNVVETFEQLDMSPGYCWPLKASQSQVVFNLPTKVQPTAVTVQHSVETNLWHVSSAPRDFAVFGLDEEGEKEALLGKFTYDVRKEVTQTFQLQTETPRAFWHIKLVVLNNWGNAGHTCIYRVQVHGKRAGTNDIGQGHV
- the LOC121108352 gene encoding sperm-associated antigen 4 protein-like isoform X2, with the protein product MNSQLSCNICHFVRNAHGQYSRLRQFATDHILFHAFAEAGNRWSREVRRTGETQQFTFPASREPNILSLLRESLIVVSLKRLFGTSMSSVKEMTKKKSELCILLLLIFLSALTGAYCGISLARVLWTEDFLQMLPLQTAPRPMNSGNSLTEETQGIENQRNGVSYLAEERGTVMKDAQDLREAACVMPKEKCFTKCDRALKSAGVSIDLQRSSRSAWHCKVAWFLCTQNVVETFEQLDMSPGYCWPLKASQSQVVFNLPTKVQPTAVTVQHSVETNLWHVSSAPRDFAVFGLDEEGEKEALLGKFTYDVRKEVTQTFQLQTETPRAFWHIKLVVLNNWGNAGHTCIYRVQVHGKRAGTNDIGQGHV